The Polyangium mundeleinium genome contains the following window.
TCACTGCGACGTCGAACGTGTAGTACCCCCCGAAAGGCCACCACCGAACTCATCCACACATTCGCGTAGGCGCTCCGCGGTGGCGTCGGGGACACGCGGGCGGTCGTCCTGCTGCGCCAGTTGTCTGACCGAGGCCCCGCAGCCGAGCGGCACGAGCGCCGTCGTCGCGCAGCCGAGAAGCCCGAGCGAGATGAGTGTTCGCGTGCGCTGGAACAGCATGGACGAGATGCGACCAGACAGCTCGAATTGCGTCAAGGCAGGGTGCACGCGGTGGCTCTGCATGCGGTGGCGCGGCGCAGAGGCCCCCGGCGACGAGCGGATCGTGGCGCACGTCGAGCGCTTCCATGTAGGCCCGCGCCGCCGCGCGAGGATGGCCCGCGGCTCGCTCACGATCCCCCAGCGATGCGAGCGCACGGAAGCGCATGTCCTCCGCGCTCTCCTCGCCCTCTTCCTTGTCGAGCGGCGCGTCCGTCAATGCGGGCGATGCGAGTCCACAGAGGAGAACCGATACGAGACCGAGGCGGAGCATACCCGCGATCGATATCGCAATCCGACAGCGACGTCTACCCGGACGAACCGTTCCCGCCGACCAACCAATGCCGTCGCCCCGAGGGTTTCACCACGAACGGCTCGGGAGCCCTTCCACGGCGCGGCACCACCGTCGTCGTCGCTGGCGCTGCCGCGGGCTTGGACGTGCGGCGGTAGAAATCTCCGTATGTGCCGCGGACGAGGGTCTTGTCCGGGAGGCGCGAGACGATTTCGTTGCGACCGAAGAAGGTGCGCGCGCGTTCGAGGAAATGCGTGAGGGTGAGGGGAAAGACCATCATGCGTCCGGCAAGCATCGGTCGTCTCCTCTCGTGGATGGGCAGAGCGGGCGCGCGAATGTTCGCCGGGGAGCGACCGAAAATGGAAGCGGTCCGGACCAAGGATGGCCTGTACGTGGCCCCTCGCTTCTTCCTTGGTTCAGGGGGTGGGCCGCGGTACCATGGGGAACAAGGAGCCCCACGATGCGAGCGCTTGTCCTCCGTCTCTCCCTCGTTGCCCTGTCCCTTGTTCTCGGTGGATGCTCGGATGACTTTGACGACCTCCCTTCGTGCGACAAGAAGGCGATCGCTTGCCAGAACAGTTGCTTCAAGGCCGGCCCCGCGTGCAACAGTTGCTGCACCGACGCCCGAGATGCGTGCAGGAAGGCCGAGAGCCACAGCTTCTTTTGGTGTCCCAACAAGGAATAGCAGCGGCCTACAACCATCCTATGTTCGATGCCTCGAGGTCTTCATGAAGAAGGTGCTGCTCGCGCTCGTGGTCCTGGCCTCCCTCGGAAGTTCGCGCCCGGGCTGCGGCCCGTACAGGCCGGAGCGCGACCGAGATGAGGAGGAGAAGCCGCGCAAAAGGCCCGAGATCTGCGACCAATTGGACCGGGAGTGCTTTTATAGCTGCTTTCGACGAGAGGCGAGTTACAGTTGTGCCAACTGCTGCAATGAGAATTCCATCCTCTGCGGCAACCATGAGACGTACGACTATGCGCCGTGTGAGCTGATCGATCCGGCCCCGGCACCCGCTCCGGACGCCGGGACGGGCGACGGCGGCACAGGTGAAGCGCCCGGGAAGGGGCCGCGGCCCTAATGGGTGGATCGCGTCGAGCAAATACTCGGGGGCAACTCGGGCCGGCCGAGCTTTACGAGCAAGACGCCGAGCCGACCGCCGAATCCCCCAGCGATGCGAGCGCACGGAAGCGCATGTCCTCCGCGCTCTCCTCGCCCTCTTCCTTCTCGAGCGGCGCGTCCGTCCATGCGGGCGATGCGAGTCCACAGAGGAGAACCGATACGAGACCGAGGCGGAGCATACCCGCGATCGATATCGCAATCCGACAGCGACGTCTACCCGGACGAACCGTTCCCGCCGACCAACCAATGCCGTCGCCCCGAGGGTTTCACCACGAACGGCTCGGGAGCCCTTCCACGGCGCGGCACCACCGTCGTCGTCGCTGGCGCTGTCGCGGGCGGCTCGGGGTTTGTCAGTGGGCCCGAGACATCCGCTGCCCTTGCCACGTCGGCGGCCGATGCGCCGATGACGCGGGCAGCCCCGGTCGCGACGGCATGGGGCGCGTGCGGTGCGGGCCGGGGCAAGGCGAAGAACAGCATGGCGAGGAGAAGGTGTCCGAGCGGGTACGCATACTCGCTGACGGCCTTGAGGACGCGGCGTCCGAACAGAGCAAGCAGTCCGGGGCTGCCGAGGTACTGCTCCTTCGGTCCGAGGGCGCGCTGCATGTTCGTACGCGCGGCGGCGAGTCGTGATTTCACGGTTCCAAGCGGGATATCGAGCAGCTCGGCCGCCTCCGAACACGTGCACTCGGCGAGGTCGACGAGCACGATCACAAGGAACTGCTCCGGCGGAAGCATCTTCAAGGCCGATAGAAGCGCGCGACGGGCCTCGGAACGCCAAGCTTCCTTCTCCGGCGACACGTCCGGCGTCGCCGTGCGCTCCGCGTCGCCGAGGTCCGGACAGAAAAGCTCGCGTTCGCGTTGCGCTCGGCGCGCTTCCTCGCTCCGGAGGTTCTTGGCGATGCCGAACAGGAAAGGCCGAACCCCGTCGGGGTGTGGCGTGTAGCCGGAGAGCGCCGCGAGTCCCCGCAGCATGAGCTCCTGCATCCTGTCGGTGGCGAGGGTGTCCGAGCGACGTTGCAGCATGCATGCCACATCTGGACGAAGCGCGACCAGTTCGGACGTGAGCGGAGAGGGAATCGTTGTACGCGCCATGTTCCCCCTTCATGATCGGCCGAGGAATTTGGATCGAAGAAATCGAGTGGCTCGCGTCGATTTTCGTCGTGCCGCACAGGGATCCGACCTCTTGGTCCCAGCCGTGCCGAGCGGATCGGCCTTCTCCTCCCTCAGGTCGATGGCTCGCCGCCCTTTCGCTGGGCTTCGAGTTTGTCCCGAAGCTCGGTCATGCTCGTGATCCATTCTCGGTAAAAGCTCGGGGGCGGCTCCTTCTCGTGCATGGGTGGTTTTCGTTTCGCGCGTACCTTGAGCCATCGCTTTCGCGTGAGTTCCTTCGCCTTGAGCCCTTGCTCGAGGTCCACGAGCAGAGGCTCCAGCACGGCGAGCCCCTCCTCGGGCTTTTGGTTCACACCAGCGGACTCCGCGTACATGCGTGTCATCCTGCACTGCGCCTCGAAGTCCGAAAAGCCCAGTCGGACCACCTCGTTCCAGGCGTCGCGGTAGACCTCGAAGGGTTGTTCGGAACCACAGGCTGCACAAAAAGCATCTTGGACGATATATCGACGCACTTTGGGTACCAAAGGCTTGTAGGCATCACATGCGCGTGCCCGCACCACGACCTCCGCCTCGACCCGCCGGTAGTCATCCGCGATCTCGGCAAAGCCCCGACCCCGCGATCGTGCAAAGGCCTTATGAACGGCGCGGCGCGCTTCCCAAATCGCCTCGTAGACTTGGTTGATTTCTTCCCCCTCAGGGCCCGGATCGTACGCTTCGACCTCGGTCCGGGTGACGCGATGTGGGTTGTGCTCGCCTCTTCGTTGGGCTTCGAGTTCGTCTCTTAGGTCCCCCAGGTGCTCGAGCTGTTCTTCGTAAAACATGGTGGACCGTTGCGCCGCCCTGGCTTGTTCCAGCCATCCCTCGAGCTCGGCGCGGAGCGGCTCGAGCACCGCGAGCCCTTCCTGGGGCTGCTCGTCGAACGCGCAAAAGTCCGCATACATCAAGGAATGCATGCACTTCATGAGGGGCCCCGTGAAGCCGACGCGAACGAGATCGTTCCAGGCCTCTCGGCAGACCTCGAAGCTGGGACCCCTGCGACGCGCCAGCGAAAAGATCGACTCGGCGATGCGTCGCTTCGTCTCGAGCACGCCGAACTCGTCGTCACCCATGCACGCCACGAACTCGGTTTCGATCTTTCGGTAGTCGTCGACGACCTCGGCATAGCTTCGGGTCCGATTGAACGATTCCAACAGGATGGCGTTACTCGCTCTCGTGAGTTCCGAGAAGAGCTGATCGACTCTTACTTCTTGTGTGGTCATATCGTCTCGAATGTTACCATTTGATGTTCGGGTATATACACGATTTCCAAGGGCCTTCCGTTGGCCACTTCTTGTTCGCCATGCATTGGTCATGACATTCATTACATCTTGACGCGTTCCACACGTGCCCGGGTTCGCTCTGCACAGGCGTGTCCAGGCAAGCCGTCCGGTGTCGATTGCATTCCTTCTCCCATTTGGGCTTCTTCTGAATCGCCTCCGCGACATCCTTGGCAATCTCCATGGTGACAGCAAACACCATCGTCGCCACGCCCGCTTCAATGAGGATGTCGACGAAGATGGTCGTCACGGTCGTCACGGTCACGATCACGACCTCCCCGACCAGCCCCCGCTCCGGCATCGTCTGCCCGTTCGCAGGCGCGGGCGATTCGGCCAGGCGCAGCTTGCGCAGCCGGAGCAGCTCCTCCGGCACCTTCATGCCTCGCAGCGCGATCCGCGTGCAGCCCGCGAGATCCGCGTGCGGCACGCCCTTCGACGCCACATCGACCACGCGGCCCTCTTCGTCGACCAGCACCTTGTAATCGAACGTGTAGGACCCCCGGTCAAGGTCACCTCCGAACTCCTCCGCACACGCTCGCAGGCGCTCGGCGGTGGCATCCGGCACACGCGGGCCCTCGCTCGCCGCCGGGTAGGTGATCTTGGCCCCGCAGCCGAGCGGGACGAGCGCCATCGTCGCGCAGCCGAGGAGCCCGAGCGAGAGGAGCGTTCGTGTGCGCTGGAACAGCATGGCCGAGATGCGACCAGACACCGGAGACCATCGCCACGGTCGCGCGCTTCTTTTGCGGACCACGCTGACGTCACATGGATCCACGTCGACGCCACCCGACACCACGTCATCGTCGCCTCGAACCACGTCACCGTCGCCTTCGATGACGTCGAGTCGTCTGCGATCACGTCACCGTCGCCTCGAACCACGTCATCGTCACATCGAACCACGTCATCGTCACATCGAGCCACGTCGACGTCGTCCGGCACCACGTCACCGTCGACATGGACCACGTCACCGTCGACATGGACCACGTCACCGTCGCCTCCAAGGACATCGAGTCGCGTGCAACGACGTCGACGTCGCGTGCAACGACGTCGACGTCATCCGGGACCACGTCATCGTCGCCTCGCACCACGTCATCGTCGCCTCGAACCACGTCGACGCCGCCCGGGACCATGCCATCGTCGACTGACGGTACGATATCGCACACCCAGCCGTCCTACCGTGGGTCGTTCCGGCCCCGGTCGCCGAAATTTTGCTACTCAGACCACTGCGCGTCGATACGTTGTTGACAAAATTTCCCCCTTCTTGAAATGTAGGACACTGAGAAAGGGGATGACTGGATGAGCAACGGACCCAAAGCGATCTACAACGGGCCGAGCGTGTGCGACATCACGGATATCAAGGACGACATCATCGACCTCCCGGACGGCGAGAAGCAACATCTCAAGTTCGAGAAGGACGGGTTCGAAGAGGTGCTCGACGAGCTCCTCAAGGCCAAAAGCGGCGCGCTCGCGAAGGCCGGTATCGCAATCGATGTCGTCGCGCGGATCGAGGGTCGCACGGGCAGGCTCAAGGTCGTCCGCGAGAAGAAGGGCATTGCGAAGAAGATGTACGAGGTCCTCGACGAGACCGAAGCGCACGAGGAACACCTGCGCGAAGGCGATATCGCGATCGTCGCGAAGACCGTGCAGACGGCCGCGAAACACGTCGATCCCAGCGTGGCCGCGCCCTTCGAGAAGACGCTGAAGTATTACTCCCAGATCGGCGAGAAAGCCGCCGCGACGAGGCGCAAGAACGCCAAGGCTGCCGCAGAAGCCGCCGCCGCCGAAAAGGCGAGCGACGGCTCCACATGACGACTGCTTCGTGATGTCCGAACTCGCCCCTCTTCGCGTCAAGCCGCCTTGACGAACTTCTGCAACGATTGGGCGAGGTCGTGCGTCCGTTGTTGCTCGGGCGCGAGCTCCTGGAGGACGAAATCACGCACGGGGGGTTCGAGCTCGTCCATGTCCCGCGCATATCGCTTTTTGCCCTGATCCTCGCCCTCTTCGAGCGCGGCGAGCGCGGCGCGGTGGCCGAGCAGGTCGGCGCCGCGCTGCACGATCCGCGCGAATGCGCCCCATACGCCCGAGCTCAGCGCGGGCTCGCCGCCGAGCTCGCGGACCTTGGCGCGTAGCTTGTCGACGCGCCGCTCGTGGCTCTCGTGGATCTGGCGCAGTGAGCTCGTCAGGTCCGGGTCGCGCACGCTGCGGAGCGCAAGATCGTAGGTCTCGACGCTCGCGAGCTCGCCGCGCAAGAGGTCGTTCAGCCGGTCGAGCGTGCTCTCCTTCGAGGGCTCGCCCGTGCGCCGGGTCGAGGGGACTTCGTCTTTGAACGCTTCCTTCGCGGACTCGGCCGCGGCGCGCGCGACGGTGGCCACCTCGCTCGCCGCCGCGGCGATGTCGCGGCCCGCGTGCCCGAGGTGGGCCTTGGCCCGCTCGATCGAGCCGCTCTCGCGTTCATCGCCGCCGCTGCGCTCGATCGGGGCGTTCTCCTCGCCCTGCACCTCGTGCTCGACGTCCGTTCGTCCGCTCGTCTCGGTGTCGCTGCCTTGGGGGACGTTCGTGGAATAGTCGGGCTGGCGCTTATCCTGGTTCATGCGCCGATCCCTGGGGCGCACGCGCGTCCACGTCGAGCGCGCGTCGTCCACGACGTCTCGTGGTAGGCTCGCCCCCGTGACGCTCCTCAAAATTGCTCAGATTGGACATCCGGTGCTCCGGAGCCGAGCGCGCGAGGTCGAGCGCGACGAGCTCGCCACGGCCGAGGTGCAGGCGTTCATCGACGACCTCGTCGAGACGATGCGCGACGCGAACGGCGCCGGCCTCGCCGCCACGCAGGTCCACGTGCCGAAGCGAATCGTGGCGATCGAGGTCAAGGACAACCCGCGGTACCCGTACAAGCCGAACATCCCGCTCACGATCGTGGTCAATCCGGTCGTCGAACCGCTCACGGAGGAGCGATTCGACAACAACGAGGGGTGCCTGTCGGTGCCGAACCTGCGCGGCATGGTCTCCCGGTTCGCCGAGGTGCGCGTGACCGGCTGGGATCGGCACGGGGCGCCGTTCGAGCGCGTGGCGCGAGGTTTGACGGCGGGGACGTTCCAGCACGAGGTCGACCACCTCGACGGGAAGCTCTTCGTGGATCGGGTGACCGATACCTCGACGCTTTGCACGTGGGCCGAGTTCGACCGGTTCCACAAGCAGGCGTTCGTGGAGCGGATCGTGCCGTTCGTGAAGCGAATGGGGGGCTGATTCAGCGAATCACTTCGGGATGACGATCCCGCAGGGGAACTGGACCGAAATGGAGTGGTCGCCCTGCTTGATCGTATCGCACGCGGTGCCGAGCAGCTCGATCTCGTCGGGGCTGTTCAGCCGCCAACCGTTCATGTCGTTGTAGGGCAGCGCCATGCCGTCGAGGTAGACCTGACCTTCGGCGGCCGCGGTCTCATCGACGATGCCGTTCAATTTGAGCACGCACGAGCGGACGCCGTTGATGATCTTGTCGAAGGCGTCGATCAGCGTTTGCGGGTCGAGCGCCTGGTAATACGTGGCCTTCTCGGCGCCGCCGATGGGCAGGCCCGCGCCCGCGTTCGCCAGGTCCTGCAAATGGCCGAGGCTCACCTCAGCGCCCACGCTGATCACGAAGGTGCGGACGTCTTTGCCAAACGCGGCTTGCGCGGCGGCGATCGACTCGTCCTGGCCATTTTGCGGATTCGGCTCCGCGCAGGTGTCGGGCTCGCCGTCGGTCGCGAGCACGAGGATCTTCGGCCCCGGCTCCTGGTACGCGACGAGATCCGTGGTCACGGCCGTGATGCTCTCGCCGGTGGGCGTGTCGCCCGCGGGGCTCTGCGGGGCGTACACGGCGTCGATGGCCGCGTGGTTGTTCAGCGCGAGCGGCACCTTCGCGAGCATGGGGCACGTGCCGCCCGCGTTCCCGCCATTGCTCGTGTAAAGCGCGAGCCCGAACCGCACGTCCTTTTCGAGCTTCTTCACGATTCCGGTGTTCGGATCCATGAGCGTGTCGTAAAGGACGTCCCAGCGATTTCCATTGCCGAAGCCCTCGGTCATGCTGCCCGACTGGTCGATGAGCAACATCACGGTGGGGATCTGCTTGTCGAAATTGACGTTGACGTCGGCGCAGGCGTCGGCGCCGGTGCCCATGGTGCCCACCGACGTCACGAAGTCGATGCCGCCCATGCCGCCGGACCCGCCCTCGCCCGTGGGGATGCACCGGCCCTTGACGTTGCAGACACTCCCCGCGGGGCAGCCGGCCGCGCCAGAGGCGCAGTCCGCCGTGCAGGTGCCGCTGATGCCGCAATACAGGCCCTCTGGACACGCGAAGTCGTTGCCGCAGGTGCCGCCGCACTTGCCGGCGTAGACCGACTCGCAAGGCGCCGCACCGGTGCTGTTCGATCCACAACTCGCCGCGAGCGCGGCGACCCAGGACGCGAGCCCGATCGCGAGGGCGGGCACGAAGAGGCGGCGGAAAAACGTGGGCCGACGGTCATGACGATGACGCTCGAAGTGCATGTGCAAGCTCCTGTGTTTGTCCTTTCGTGAGTGTAACAGCCCACCACGCAGGCGCGCCGAGGTTCCGTGCCATCCCCTCGCGCATGGGCCTTTTGAGCATGGTCGCGGCGTGGTACCCTGCTCGCGGATCTCCTCGATGCAGACTTATAACCTCGCGAAATTGAGGGCGGATCAGCCGAATTTGTGGCCGCCGCTCGTGCTGCCTGCGTGTCTGCTCGCGTGCGAGGCCGCGCCCGGGACCACGAGCTCCTTCGAGCTCGCCTACTTCGCCCAGGGCGTCCAGGATCCGACGATCGAACGTTTTTCGCTGGTGCACGCGACCGACGTCTCGGCCTCCGACGTCGAGGCGCTGCGCGCCGCCGGGCACGAGGATCTGCTGCACGTGGCGGCGGCCGGCGTGATCACGGCGATCCTGCGGGCGCGGGACGATCTCCGCGTGGCGCGCGTGTCGAAGCGTGGCCCGTGGCTGGATCTGCATCTCCAGCGGCTCGATGGGCGGGGTGACGGGGTGCTCGTCGTGTTCGGGACCCAGGGCGCGGATCCCGACGGCGTGCTCGCGGACGTGGTGAAGCACGTGCATGGCGCGCCGGGTGGGCGGAAGATCGCCGGCGCCGTGGCCTTCGGCGGAGGAAAGGCCGCGATCCGGGTCCTGTCATGATCACCTTCGCCTTCGGGGCCGAGGCCTGGCCGAAGAGCCTCACGGTGCCGGACGTCGAGCGCCACAAGAGCCTCCTGATCCAGCAGGCGATGTACGCGCGGCTCACGCAACCGGCGATGGTGTTCCGCACGCTCTCGCGCGGCGCCCTCTACTGGGAGCGCTGGCTCCTGGAGAAGGACCCGGGGCGCTGCGACGAAGAGCGCGTGGTCTCGGGCCTCGAGCTCGCGCGCGACGCGGGTGACTGGAAGGAAGCCGAGCTCCTGCTCGCACACTGCGAGGCGTCGTCCGACCTCGTCGGGCGGCCGTTTTTGGAGGCCTGGAGCGTGATCGTGCGGGATCGGCTGCAGGAGCAGGTCGACAACGAGCAACGGCTGGAGATCGCGTTCCAGAAGTTCCGGGGCACGAAGAACGTGGAGGACGAGGCCGCGCGTGCGGAGCTCGCCCGCGACGTGATGGCGCGCGCGTCGGAGATCGGGCAGGTCGGCTCGCCGGTGCCGGTGAACGCCCTGCTCGCCCGCATCGCCGCGGCGCAAAGCTGGCACGAGGAGGCCGAGGGGTTTTACGCGGCGCTGCTCGTGTGCCGCCCGTTGTGGATCCCGTACATCGTGCAGCTCTCCGAGCACCAGGCGAAGTCGGACCTGAAGCGCGCGTTCAGCACGATCGAGACGGCGAAGAGCCTGCTCGGCGCGGATTTCTGGCTCGCGACCTGAGAGCGGCGGGGCAGCTCGTGGCGGGTGACCCTACGGGCTTGCCCACGGCCGCTCTACGTCTCGCTGCCCTCGTCGGCTGAGCCGGACCTTCCCGCCGCCCGCATGCACGTGGGCTCTTGACAGCGCCCGATCGGGTCCACGCGTCGCGTCTGCGACCGCACCTGCTTCCCGTCCCGCAGCGCCTGCTCCGCGTTTCGGTCGCGGCTGGCTGAGCCCATGGGCGCTCGGCCTACGGCAGGCGTTTGCGTCATCGCGCAAGCCGTCTTCCACGAGCCCGCACGCGCGCCATGTGCCGGATCGGTCTCCAGCGCGACCCTGCTGGGATT
Protein-coding sequences here:
- the def gene encoding peptide deformylase, with the translated sequence MTLLKIAQIGHPVLRSRAREVERDELATAEVQAFIDDLVETMRDANGAGLAATQVHVPKRIVAIEVKDNPRYPYKPNIPLTIVVNPVVEPLTEERFDNNEGCLSVPNLRGMVSRFAEVRVTGWDRHGAPFERVARGLTAGTFQHEVDHLDGKLFVDRVTDTSTLCTWAEFDRFHKQAFVERIVPFVKRMGG
- a CDS encoding demethoxyubiquinone hydroxylase family protein produces the protein MNQDKRQPDYSTNVPQGSDTETSGRTDVEHEVQGEENAPIERSGGDERESGSIERAKAHLGHAGRDIAAAASEVATVARAAAESAKEAFKDEVPSTRRTGEPSKESTLDRLNDLLRGELASVETYDLALRSVRDPDLTSSLRQIHESHERRVDKLRAKVRELGGEPALSSGVWGAFARIVQRGADLLGHRAALAALEEGEDQGKKRYARDMDELEPPVRDFVLQELAPEQQRTHDLAQSLQKFVKAA
- a CDS encoding RNA polymerase sigma factor, with product MLQRRSDTLATDRMQELMLRGLAALSGYTPHPDGVRPFLFGIAKNLRSEEARRAQRERELFCPDLGDAERTATPDVSPEKEAWRSEARRALLSALKMLPPEQFLVIVLVDLAECTCSEAAELLDIPLGTVKSRLAAARTNMQRALGPKEQYLGSPGLLALFGRRVLKAVSEYAYPLGHLLLAMLFFALPRPAPHAPHAVATGAARVIGASAADVARAADVSGPLTNPEPPATAPATTTVVPRRGRAPEPFVVKPSGRRHWLVGGNGSSG
- a CDS encoding vWA domain-containing protein, with amino-acid sequence MHFERHRHDRRPTFFRRLFVPALAIGLASWVAALAASCGSNSTGAAPCESVYAGKCGGTCGNDFACPEGLYCGISGTCTADCASGAAGCPAGSVCNVKGRCIPTGEGGSGGMGGIDFVTSVGTMGTGADACADVNVNFDKQIPTVMLLIDQSGSMTEGFGNGNRWDVLYDTLMDPNTGIVKKLEKDVRFGLALYTSNGGNAGGTCPMLAKVPLALNNHAAIDAVYAPQSPAGDTPTGESITAVTTDLVAYQEPGPKILVLATDGEPDTCAEPNPQNGQDESIAAAQAAFGKDVRTFVISVGAEVSLGHLQDLANAGAGLPIGGAEKATYYQALDPQTLIDAFDKIINGVRSCVLKLNGIVDETAAAEGQVYLDGMALPYNDMNGWRLNSPDEIELLGTACDTIKQGDHSISVQFPCGIVIPK